In Chloroherpetonaceae bacterium, a single genomic region encodes these proteins:
- a CDS encoding glycosyltransferase — protein MKVFYLAPKPHPLNGISQYASLLMSAIKKYAPHIAFHRLDEQEFMQCYADLPKGSVVMAEMSVGEGKVFQALWQQKRHRPDLRRVITIHDPPRFAVEMTPLLERMSATTLMRALRRAFLDTLGWVVERQVTMPHDIFLCLTQLGKQVLEQKFRQYFPFVPKVFYVPHLLYLDPPECVPEPESLVPTLGYFGYINPHKGLHILIEAVRRLKAERKSCPQLIIYGEPITLKGCRYYARLRAQVAKYRLEEIVQLRGYLPEHQIAAFLRTVDVLAMPYLDLGFVSASGVLQWARSVGVPVLASQTPALRALIADGVEGKLIPTYNIAKWAEAIHSVATERKMWWAFRSGVVHRRTEAEWKTVAMKLSAILQEIQGA, from the coding sequence ATGAAAGTCTTCTACCTTGCCCCGAAGCCCCATCCGCTCAATGGCATTTCACAATATGCCTCGCTACTGATGTCGGCAATAAAGAAGTATGCGCCCCATATTGCCTTTCACCGCTTAGATGAGCAGGAGTTTATGCAGTGCTATGCCGACCTGCCAAAAGGCAGTGTGGTGATGGCAGAAATGAGTGTCGGAGAAGGCAAAGTGTTCCAAGCACTTTGGCAGCAAAAGCGGCACCGACCTGACCTCAGGCGCGTGATTACAATTCACGACCCGCCACGCTTTGCAGTGGAAATGACCCCACTTTTAGAGCGAATGTCAGCTACAACACTGATGCGGGCACTGCGCCGAGCATTCCTCGACACGCTGGGCTGGGTCGTTGAGCGACAAGTGACTATGCCGCACGACATATTTCTCTGCCTAACACAGCTGGGCAAACAAGTACTGGAACAGAAGTTTAGGCAATATTTCCCCTTTGTGCCAAAAGTCTTCTATGTGCCGCATCTACTCTACCTTGACCCTCCCGAATGTGTGCCTGAGCCAGAGTCACTAGTCCCGACACTCGGCTATTTTGGCTACATCAATCCGCACAAAGGCTTGCATATCTTGATTGAAGCCGTGCGTCGCTTGAAGGCTGAAAGAAAATCTTGCCCGCAACTGATAATCTATGGTGAGCCTATTACACTCAAAGGTTGCCGCTATTATGCACGCTTGCGAGCACAAGTAGCAAAATATCGGCTCGAAGAAATCGTGCAGCTAAGGGGCTACTTACCAGAGCACCAGATTGCGGCATTCCTGCGCACAGTGGATGTGCTGGCTATGCCGTATTTGGATTTAGGATTCGTCTCAGCCAGCGGGGTACTACAATGGGCGCGTAGCGTCGGGGTGCCTGTGCTGGCAAGCCAAACCCCTGCACTAAGGGCACTCATTGCAGATGGCGTAGAAGGTAAGCTGATTCCAACCTACAACATCGCAAAATGGGCTGAAGCGATACATTCTGTCGCAACCGAGCGCAAGATGTGGTGGGCATTTCGCAGCGGCGTCGTGCATAGACGCACCGAAGCAGAGTGGAAAACTGTCGCAATGAAGCTATCGGCTATTCTTCAAGAAATTCAGGGAGCTTAG
- a CDS encoding glycosyltransferase family 4 protein has product MHIAIDALLLKNQNAGTGFYTHQLLVALSRLPSAHCFSVFVDARYQKASEFESEKMNVRKVKLRGTAHRILWEQLVLPKELQHIKADVALYPFFIKPVQSHVPSVVIIHDALIKIYPELIEPVRRWYLSAMIERSIRHATRIITVSKYARADIVKHYGVAQERISVVPAAAAPHFETKLSSAEQRAILQSYAVLFERFFLCVGISHRYKNYLELLRAFKAALEREPSLRLVMVGSDGNDATRIQAFIEQNALQEKVFRAKYVASEDLRAFYTAAAALVVTSQYESFCLPIVEAMQSGCPVIVANRAALPETAGNAGLMYRTEEDLSQALLEVWRNDALRASLVKKGYERAKAYSWSDSAKKTLAILEASVRA; this is encoded by the coding sequence ATGCATATTGCAATTGATGCGCTGCTGCTCAAAAATCAAAATGCAGGCACTGGTTTCTACACCCATCAATTGCTTGTGGCACTTTCTCGCCTGCCTTCCGCGCATTGCTTCAGCGTATTTGTTGATGCACGCTATCAAAAAGCAAGTGAGTTTGAGTCTGAGAAAATGAATGTGCGGAAAGTAAAGTTACGCGGCACAGCGCATCGGATTTTGTGGGAACAGCTTGTGCTACCAAAGGAGCTACAGCACATCAAAGCCGATGTTGCGCTCTATCCTTTTTTCATCAAACCAGTGCAGAGCCATGTGCCATCAGTGGTAATTATTCACGATGCGCTGATTAAGATATATCCAGAGCTAATTGAGCCAGTTCGGCGCTGGTATCTTAGTGCGATGATAGAGCGCTCTATTCGGCACGCTACGCGCATCATAACTGTATCGAAATATGCAAGAGCAGATATTGTAAAGCACTATGGCGTAGCGCAAGAACGGATTTCGGTCGTGCCTGCAGCGGCAGCGCCGCATTTTGAAACAAAGCTTTCAAGTGCTGAACAGAGAGCAATTCTGCAGAGCTATGCCGTGCTCTTCGAGCGATTTTTTTTATGCGTTGGCATTAGCCACAGGTATAAAAACTATTTGGAACTTTTGCGTGCATTCAAAGCTGCTTTGGAGAGAGAACCTTCATTGCGGCTTGTGATGGTCGGTAGCGACGGCAACGATGCAACGCGCATTCAGGCGTTTATTGAGCAAAACGCGCTGCAGGAAAAAGTCTTTCGTGCAAAGTATGTGGCATCGGAAGATTTGCGAGCCTTTTACACTGCTGCTGCAGCGCTGGTTGTAACCAGTCAGTATGAATCCTTTTGTTTGCCAATTGTGGAAGCGATGCAATCAGGCTGCCCGGTGATTGTGGCAAATCGTGCAGCACTGCCTGAGACAGCTGGCAATGCAGGTTTAATGTATCGCACAGAGGAAGACCTTTCACAAGCTTTGCTGGAAGTTTGGCGCAACGATGCATTGCGAGCCTCTTTGGTGAAGAAGGGGTATGAACGCGCAAAGGCATACTCGTGGTCAGATTCTGCCAAAAAGACATTGGCAATACTTGAAGCAAGCGTGAGAGCATAG
- a CDS encoding NFACT RNA binding domain-containing protein, protein MTKSYFTLYALALELKARLEGGYIFESFSQEKNELRILVFGRNKERLSLVATAHSPHLPLYYSEDFQRKKRNTASLMPSANDKQIQAVKISDSDRILYLELEDNLSFAFQLFSADTNFFLLKDGLVQESFKQAPEKIGKPLQVEARTPILRSLERLAVDKDAFFQAINASLLLQQSKKEQEKFLTKQLIGFDLYLARELLFRARQAHSALLPDALYHAFQDLFYELLSPEPKIYSSENRIWFSLVTHTHTPFERVETFELVGDALRIYAQRMHQQEHFGKELLSLQKSLERLLQKTTEQIQAMKIHLAHHRAEQYERFGHLLLLHREQIAKGLTEIELSDVFAAGERVTIPLDPAQSALENAERYFSRAKSARQSIATTQKRLAEFEHHLSVQQALLSELKSLTTPKAFRAWREKNLEWLKKFSLLQTAQAEQVQLFRRFKISDSAELWVGKNAENNDVLTFKYARPNDIWLHARGVSGSHCVLKASRKPSKEELLRAAEIAAYYSSARTSELAPVICTEKKYVRKPKGAPPGSVVVSREEVLIVTPRLSLEET, encoded by the coding sequence ATGACTAAAAGTTACTTTACGCTCTATGCGCTGGCCTTAGAACTTAAAGCGCGTCTCGAAGGCGGCTACATCTTCGAGTCTTTCTCACAAGAAAAAAATGAGCTGCGCATTTTGGTTTTCGGTCGCAACAAAGAGCGCTTGTCGCTGGTTGCGACGGCTCATTCACCACATCTGCCACTCTATTACTCTGAGGACTTTCAGCGCAAGAAGCGCAACACTGCCAGCCTTATGCCATCTGCCAACGATAAGCAAATCCAAGCCGTAAAGATTTCCGACAGCGACCGCATTCTATACTTGGAGCTTGAAGACAATCTCTCGTTTGCCTTTCAACTTTTCAGTGCTGATACCAACTTCTTTTTGCTCAAAGATGGACTTGTGCAGGAATCATTCAAGCAAGCGCCAGAGAAAATCGGAAAGCCTCTGCAAGTAGAAGCCCGCACACCAATTTTGCGCTCACTTGAACGGCTTGCAGTAGACAAAGATGCATTCTTCCAAGCTATCAACGCTTCACTCTTGCTCCAACAAAGCAAAAAAGAGCAAGAAAAATTTTTGACCAAGCAGCTTATTGGCTTTGATTTGTATTTGGCGCGAGAGCTGCTTTTTCGGGCACGTCAAGCTCACTCTGCGCTCTTACCCGATGCACTTTACCACGCTTTTCAAGATCTCTTCTATGAGCTGCTTTCACCTGAGCCAAAAATTTACTCTTCTGAAAACCGTATCTGGTTCTCTCTCGTTACGCACACCCATACCCCCTTTGAGCGAGTGGAAACCTTTGAGTTAGTAGGCGATGCCCTGCGCATTTATGCGCAACGGATGCATCAGCAAGAGCATTTCGGCAAAGAGTTACTTTCCTTGCAAAAATCACTGGAGCGCTTGCTTCAGAAGACGACTGAGCAAATTCAAGCAATGAAAATACACTTAGCACACCATCGTGCTGAGCAATATGAGCGGTTTGGACATCTCTTGCTTTTGCACCGTGAACAGATTGCCAAAGGTCTGACAGAAATTGAACTCAGTGATGTGTTCGCAGCAGGTGAGCGCGTCACAATCCCACTCGATCCTGCTCAGTCCGCGCTGGAAAATGCAGAGCGTTACTTTTCACGCGCCAAATCTGCACGACAGAGTATCGCCACCACCCAAAAGCGACTGGCTGAGTTTGAGCATCATCTTAGCGTGCAGCAAGCGCTGCTTTCCGAGCTTAAGAGCCTCACCACGCCCAAAGCATTTAGAGCATGGCGAGAAAAAAACTTGGAGTGGCTTAAAAAATTTTCTCTTCTACAGACAGCACAAGCAGAGCAGGTGCAACTGTTTCGTCGTTTTAAGATTAGCGACAGCGCAGAACTTTGGGTTGGGAAAAACGCAGAAAACAACGATGTGCTTACCTTCAAGTATGCGCGCCCGAATGATATTTGGCTTCATGCGCGTGGGGTCTCAGGGTCGCACTGCGTGCTTAAAGCCTCACGCAAGCCAAGCAAAGAAGAACTTTTGCGCGCCGCCGAGATTGCAGCCTACTATTCCTCAGCCCGCACCAGTGAACTTGCACCCGTTATTTGCACGGAGAAAAAGTATGTTCGCAAGCCCAAAGGGGCTCCGCCCGGTAGCGTCGTGGTCTCTCGAGAAGAGGTGCTCATCGTCACGCCACGCTTATCACTGGAAGAGACTTAG
- a CDS encoding DUF547 domain-containing protein codes for MQIVKTYLVSLSVMFHLSPIALAQMKQAFDHSKFDAVLKKYVQDGKVNYAGLKQEPLLDAYLKDLEQADPEALPTKEEKIAFWINAYNAYTLKLVVDHYPIKSITDLSALGYLTLPIDSPWKRKFCKVGGRVYSLDEIEHDILRAKFGEEKIHFAVNCASVSCPILRSEAYTGERLAQQLREQAENFLRDGVRNAFRLEENTLYLSRIFDWYRSDFEKKKSSLLLYLAPYFSDEERRRLESGNITIKFLDYNWELNEQK; via the coding sequence ATGCAAATTGTAAAGACCTATCTTGTAAGTTTATCTGTAATGTTTCACCTATCACCGATTGCGTTGGCGCAAATGAAACAAGCGTTTGACCACAGCAAGTTTGACGCAGTGCTGAAAAAATATGTGCAGGATGGAAAAGTAAATTATGCAGGACTGAAGCAAGAGCCACTGCTTGATGCATATCTCAAAGACTTAGAGCAAGCTGACCCAGAGGCGCTACCGACAAAGGAAGAAAAAATCGCATTTTGGATTAATGCTTATAATGCCTACACACTCAAACTTGTCGTAGACCACTACCCGATAAAGAGCATCACCGACCTAAGCGCTTTGGGCTACCTCACGCTCCCAATTGATAGCCCTTGGAAGCGCAAGTTTTGCAAAGTTGGTGGTAGAGTGTATTCACTGGATGAGATTGAACACGACATTTTGCGTGCCAAGTTTGGCGAAGAGAAAATTCATTTTGCGGTAAATTGTGCCTCAGTGTCGTGCCCTATCCTAAGAAGCGAAGCCTACACGGGTGAAAGATTGGCGCAACAGCTAAGAGAACAGGCAGAAAACTTTTTGCGCGATGGTGTGCGCAATGCATTCCGATTAGAAGAAAATACGCTATACCTTTCCAGAATTTTTGATTGGTATCGCTCAGATTTTGAGAAGAAAAAGTCATCGCTTCTTCTGTATCTTGCGCCATATTTTTCCGATGAAGAACGCCGACGGCTGGAGTCAGGCAACATCACCATTAAATTTCTAGACTACAATTGGGAACTCAATGAGCAAAAATAA
- a CDS encoding dCMP deaminase family protein, producing the protein MQAFEHENGSLSAAEKPKRIGWQEYFMRVAHLISLRSTCERAHVGAVIVRDNNILATGYNGSPSGLPHCDGPNCLIYRSTHPDGTVEENCMRTIHAEMNAIIQAAKHGVSIKDAEIYVTASPCLNCLKALINVGIKTIYYDKPYKIEHISELLRLSGVRLIQVHIENAHILPNHS; encoded by the coding sequence ATGCAAGCGTTTGAGCATGAAAATGGGTCTTTAAGTGCAGCCGAAAAGCCCAAGCGAATTGGCTGGCAGGAGTATTTTATGCGTGTAGCACATCTGATTTCGCTGCGCTCCACATGTGAGCGGGCGCATGTTGGCGCTGTAATTGTGCGAGACAACAATATCTTGGCAACTGGCTACAACGGCTCGCCGTCCGGCTTACCCCATTGCGACGGTCCAAACTGCCTGATTTACAGATCTACGCACCCCGACGGCACAGTCGAAGAGAATTGTATGCGCACCATTCACGCAGAAATGAATGCTATCATTCAAGCGGCAAAGCATGGGGTCTCTATCAAAGATGCAGAAATCTATGTAACGGCAAGCCCGTGCCTCAATTGCCTGAAGGCTTTAATCAATGTCGGCATTAAGACCATTTACTACGACAAGCCTTACAAGATTGAGCATATTTCGGAACTCTTGCGTCTTTCGGGCGTGCGCCTCATTCAGGTGCATATTGAAAACGCACACATCTTGCCGAACCATTCTTAG
- the ribD gene encoding bifunctional diaminohydroxyphosphoribosylaminopyrimidine deaminase/5-amino-6-(5-phosphoribosylamino)uracil reductase RibD has protein sequence MPREKWSEAERLAQDERYMRECFQLARRGVGKVSPNPMVGAVLVHQGKVIGRGWHKVFGGPHAEVNAIQSVKDPTLLQAATLYVNLEPCAHYGKTPPCTDLIIEKKIPRVVVGCKDPYKKVSGRGIKKLREAGIEVTVDVLKEEAEQLNEAFIKYHTQGIPFVALKLAQSLDGKIATKTKESRWITSEAARAYAHQLRAEHDAVMIGTGTALADNPLLTVRAVKGRNPIRILLDRKLRVPLHANLFNQDAKTILFTSKVNRKHPKIDALNRQGVATRFVAEKNDELSLVQVMEALYEEKVLSVLVEGGAKLFASLIRAQLCDKLYLFIAPKILGADALSSIGQLNLRHLDESVKLRNLSLKILEETVLLEGYF, from the coding sequence ATGCCGAGAGAGAAGTGGTCAGAAGCAGAGCGGCTGGCACAAGATGAACGCTATATGCGTGAGTGCTTCCAATTGGCTCGACGAGGCGTAGGCAAGGTCAGCCCGAATCCAATGGTCGGAGCGGTGCTGGTGCATCAAGGTAAGGTGATTGGGCGGGGGTGGCACAAAGTCTTTGGCGGTCCACACGCCGAAGTGAACGCTATTCAATCAGTGAAAGACCCCACGCTTTTGCAAGCCGCGACGCTTTATGTCAATCTTGAGCCGTGTGCACACTACGGAAAAACACCACCCTGCACAGACCTTATTATTGAGAAGAAAATTCCGCGCGTGGTGGTTGGCTGCAAAGACCCTTACAAGAAAGTCTCAGGTCGGGGTATTAAAAAACTGAGAGAAGCAGGAATTGAGGTAACAGTAGATGTCCTCAAAGAGGAAGCCGAGCAGCTCAATGAAGCTTTTATCAAATACCATACTCAGGGCATTCCCTTCGTGGCTCTCAAGCTCGCACAAAGCCTTGACGGAAAAATCGCAACCAAAACCAAAGAATCAAGGTGGATTACAAGTGAAGCAGCTCGCGCATATGCTCATCAGCTTCGCGCTGAACATGACGCAGTGATGATTGGGACTGGCACTGCCTTAGCAGATAATCCATTGCTTACAGTGCGTGCGGTCAAGGGGCGAAACCCCATCCGCATTTTGCTAGACCGCAAGTTGCGTGTCCCACTTCACGCTAATCTTTTTAACCAAGATGCAAAAACGATTCTTTTTACTTCCAAAGTGAACCGCAAGCACCCCAAAATCGATGCACTAAATCGTCAAGGCGTAGCAACCCGATTTGTGGCGGAAAAAAATGATGAGTTAAGCCTTGTGCAAGTAATGGAAGCGCTCTATGAAGAAAAAGTGCTCTCGGTGCTGGTCGAAGGTGGAGCTAAGCTCTTTGCATCGCTTATACGCGCTCAGCTCTGCGATAAACTCTACCTCTTCATCGCTCCTAAAATTCTCGGTGCCGATGCGCTCTCGAGCATCGGGCAGCTTAACCTTAGACACCTCGACGAGAGCGTAAAATTGCGCAACCTGTCGCTGAAAATCTTGGAAGAGACAGTGCTCTTGGAGGGATACTTTTGA
- a CDS encoding WD40 repeat domain-containing protein, translating to MPAFSFDPTSRATRTEQYLAYLRAMSNLEKEEQAQKALTDWYQQRLEQAQSLLQSDDSQARQLGDAMKRAQAAVIGELNDKVWESATALGRHSTIWTENAAALDWVYAFNLDQEHCKRFEVRDMQLLYRISTAEEYLAKRIEQAMQHYSKGLSDYDLYDLALKRMEEVLEKRPNEYTLWHRVGLIYLYVPNLFNPEKAKEALCKAADLAEKEEDTLALPLLRVFYGEELSFQDAVRAAASDAYFHSAVVSYVLGDYNAMSQMALRAYQLSPKFLEAGFLSAKGYALTKKDSDAIDLLRRVLEVEPFYAIKTAADYDLIMRPAILDYLHQLLTEADAKTRELLKKCREMMVSDSEAAPILDELEKRAEMKNYFNLRDIQNEVRRERRWRLLPTSFRLQKNLSGHALRINAMVFSPNGRQLASASWKTIITDTRTGEQLQTLMEESARNYVYALAYSPDGKILATAGSTHVIRLWNAETGQEIKKLEGHSRAVHTVAFSPDGKLLASGSADKTVKIWDVAKGKEVKTLKGHTDTVNKVVFSPDGKQLASASADKTIKLWSVKTAAKPKTLTGHTHSVTSIEYSPSGEMLASGSWDKTIRLWEIPSGKELRVLQGHESGIESVQFARDGRSLTSTSYNRISKQCQIKLWDVHTGAQIDQSEGRFYAVTLSADGNGLAVATGEKTIKLSTAPMLSLESFVELERRYKEGATNLDRRKGPRREREERRKVNIPVAVERRKANRTPGAKGPDRRTTSDDLDIPFL from the coding sequence ATGCCAGCCTTTTCTTTTGACCCGACATCTCGTGCAACTCGAACAGAGCAATATCTTGCTTACCTAAGAGCAATGTCCAATCTGGAGAAGGAAGAGCAAGCTCAAAAAGCACTGACAGATTGGTATCAGCAGCGCTTAGAGCAGGCTCAATCACTACTGCAAAGCGACGATAGCCAAGCGCGCCAGTTAGGCGACGCAATGAAGCGAGCACAAGCAGCGGTGATAGGTGAGCTAAACGATAAAGTATGGGAAAGTGCAACCGCCTTAGGAAGGCATAGCACTATCTGGACTGAGAATGCAGCGGCTTTGGACTGGGTTTATGCATTCAACTTAGACCAAGAGCATTGCAAGCGCTTCGAAGTCCGAGATATGCAACTTCTCTATCGCATCTCAACAGCAGAAGAATACCTTGCCAAGCGCATTGAGCAAGCAATGCAGCACTACTCAAAAGGTCTAAGTGATTATGACCTTTACGACTTAGCGCTAAAGCGTATGGAAGAAGTGTTGGAGAAAAGACCAAACGAATACACGCTTTGGCATCGGGTAGGGCTGATATACCTGTATGTGCCTAACCTATTCAATCCAGAGAAGGCAAAAGAGGCGCTTTGCAAAGCAGCAGACCTTGCAGAGAAAGAAGAAGATACGTTAGCATTGCCGCTGTTACGCGTCTTCTACGGTGAAGAATTGAGCTTCCAAGACGCCGTGCGCGCTGCGGCATCGGATGCGTATTTCCATTCAGCGGTGGTAAGCTACGTGTTGGGTGACTACAACGCTATGAGCCAGATGGCGCTAAGAGCCTATCAACTCTCGCCCAAATTCTTAGAGGCAGGTTTTCTTTCTGCCAAAGGCTATGCGCTAACCAAGAAGGATAGCGATGCAATTGACCTGCTGCGGCGTGTGCTTGAGGTTGAACCTTTTTATGCCATCAAGACTGCAGCAGATTATGACCTCATAATGCGCCCTGCGATCTTGGACTACTTGCACCAGCTTTTGACCGAAGCCGATGCAAAAACAAGAGAACTGCTAAAGAAATGCCGTGAAATGATGGTCAGCGATAGTGAAGCGGCACCAATTTTAGACGAACTCGAAAAGCGCGCTGAGATGAAGAACTACTTCAATCTGCGCGACATTCAAAATGAGGTGCGTCGAGAACGCCGCTGGCGACTTTTGCCCACCAGTTTTCGCTTGCAAAAGAACCTGTCAGGTCACGCCCTACGTATCAACGCAATGGTCTTTAGCCCGAATGGGCGGCAGTTGGCTTCGGCAAGCTGGAAAACCATTATCACCGATACCCGCACTGGCGAGCAACTGCAAACTTTGATGGAAGAATCAGCCAGAAACTATGTCTATGCCTTAGCCTACAGTCCAGACGGAAAAATCCTTGCAACAGCGGGCAGTACCCACGTCATTCGGCTTTGGAATGCAGAGACGGGACAAGAAATCAAAAAATTAGAGGGACATAGTCGCGCTGTACACACAGTAGCATTCAGCCCAGATGGTAAGCTCTTGGCGTCGGGTAGTGCCGATAAGACAGTCAAAATTTGGGACGTGGCAAAAGGCAAAGAAGTAAAAACGCTAAAAGGACACACGGATACGGTCAATAAGGTCGTCTTCAGCCCCGACGGCAAGCAACTTGCCTCTGCCAGTGCCGATAAAACCATAAAGCTTTGGAGCGTTAAAACCGCTGCCAAACCCAAAACACTAACGGGGCACACGCACAGTGTAACCTCTATTGAATACAGTCCTTCTGGTGAGATGCTGGCGTCAGGCAGTTGGGATAAAACGATTCGCCTGTGGGAGATACCCTCTGGCAAAGAGCTGCGGGTGTTACAAGGACACGAAAGCGGCATCGAATCCGTGCAGTTTGCCAGAGACGGTCGCTCACTGACAAGCACCTCATACAACCGCATTTCTAAACAGTGCCAAATTAAGCTGTGGGATGTGCACACTGGTGCACAAATTGACCAGAGTGAAGGGCGCTTCTACGCTGTAACACTCAGTGCCGATGGCAACGGCTTGGCGGTGGCAACGGGCGAGAAAACAATTAAACTTTCTACTGCACCGATGCTGTCGCTCGAATCCTTTGTAGAGTTGGAGAGACGCTACAAGGAAGGCGCAACGAATTTAGACCGCCGCAAAGGGCCTCGCCGTGAGCGAGAAGAACGGCGCAAGGTAAATATCCCAGTGGCTGTCGAGCGGCGCAAGGCAAATCGCACGCCAGGCGCAAAAGGTCCAGACCGGCGCACAACCAGCGATGATTTGGATATTCCATTCTTGTAA
- the lpxA gene encoding acyl-ACP--UDP-N-acetylglucosamine O-acyltransferase, with protein sequence MSVAEVDIHPTAIVSAGAKLGNGVKVGAYSVIEDDVEIGEGTEVGHHVVIYSGARIGKYCRIFPNAVIAAIPQDLKFFGEKTLLVVGDHTTIRECATLHRGTIALGKTVIGSHCFLMAYVHVAHDCVIGDNVIVANAVQFGGHVVVDEYAFLGGGSVVHQFTRIGKHAMIGGAAKVVHDVPPFVTADGVPARFEGINVVGLRRRNFSSAQINAMRDCYRIIFQSGLLLRNAIERVKTEVPDSPERQEILQFFEAPSKRQFIRPYTSVRHEG encoded by the coding sequence ATGAGCGTTGCGGAAGTGGACATTCATCCGACAGCTATTGTTAGTGCAGGTGCAAAGCTCGGCAATGGCGTGAAAGTCGGTGCATACTCTGTGATAGAAGATGATGTAGAAATTGGTGAAGGCACTGAAGTCGGTCACCATGTCGTTATCTACAGCGGCGCACGCATTGGAAAATACTGCCGCATTTTTCCTAACGCCGTAATTGCAGCCATCCCACAAGACCTCAAATTTTTTGGTGAAAAAACTTTGCTTGTTGTCGGCGACCATACAACCATTCGCGAGTGCGCCACGCTTCATCGTGGCACTATTGCGCTTGGCAAAACCGTGATTGGCTCACATTGCTTCTTGATGGCATATGTTCATGTCGCACACGACTGTGTGATTGGTGACAATGTGATTGTCGCCAACGCAGTGCAGTTTGGCGGTCATGTGGTTGTCGACGAATACGCTTTTCTGGGTGGCGGCTCCGTAGTGCATCAATTTACGCGCATCGGTAAGCACGCCATGATTGGTGGAGCGGCCAAGGTGGTGCACGATGTGCCACCATTTGTAACAGCTGATGGAGTGCCTGCGCGCTTCGAGGGCATCAATGTCGTCGGGCTGCGGCGACGCAATTTCAGTTCAGCACAAATTAATGCGATGCGTGACTGTTACCGCATTATCTTCCAGTCTGGCTTATTGCTGCGCAACGCAATTGAACGCGTGAAGACTGAAGTGCCCGACTCCCCAGAGCGGCAAGAAATCTTGCAATTCTTTGAAGCTCCCAGCAAGCGTCAGTTCATTCGCCCCTACACCAGCGTGCGACATGAGGGGTAA
- a CDS encoding 2OG-Fe(II) oxygenase, with the protein MAIATETLRLIQPKWLEPETLLNLKRRYDTAHPYPHIAIDGFLDESVATMLYEHFPKLSQMKTHYDGLNERKAEDSQFEQYHPIFRELRAELFSPTFLRFLETLTGISNLTTCEGPLGAGTHQGGNGSYLDLHIDFNIHPTEPLHRRINVLIFLNKFWKEDYGGQLELWDEHLTACGAAYLPIFNRCVIFETNDRSYHGYSKISVPAHESRKSFYAYYYTPAPKEIKYHDTTFRTRPNEPFTKKAQTLVKEHTKNFIKRQLKNLGLIELYNRTFFALKTRNKEKAE; encoded by the coding sequence ATGGCTATCGCTACAGAGACGCTACGCCTGATTCAGCCAAAGTGGCTCGAACCTGAGACGCTTTTGAATTTGAAGCGGCGTTATGATACAGCTCATCCTTATCCGCATATCGCAATTGATGGCTTTTTGGACGAGTCCGTTGCAACGATGCTTTATGAGCATTTCCCCAAGCTCTCACAGATGAAAACACACTACGACGGTCTCAACGAGCGCAAGGCAGAGGACAGTCAGTTTGAGCAGTATCATCCGATTTTCCGTGAGTTGCGTGCAGAACTCTTCAGTCCCACTTTTCTTCGTTTTTTGGAAACGCTCACTGGTATCAGCAACCTCACTACTTGTGAAGGACCTTTGGGTGCAGGTACGCATCAAGGGGGCAATGGCAGCTACTTAGACCTGCATATTGATTTCAACATTCACCCTACTGAGCCACTGCATCGTCGCATCAATGTGCTGATTTTCCTTAACAAATTTTGGAAAGAAGACTACGGCGGCCAGCTGGAGCTTTGGGACGAACACCTTACAGCCTGTGGTGCTGCTTACCTGCCTATTTTCAATCGCTGCGTGATCTTTGAGACCAACGATAGATCCTATCACGGCTACTCTAAAATCAGCGTGCCAGCGCATGAATCACGCAAGTCGTTTTACGCTTACTACTATACACCTGCACCGAAAGAGATTAAATACCATGATACGACCTTCCGCACTCGCCCCAATGAACCTTTCACAAAGAAGGCACAAACTCTGGTGAAAGAGCACACCAAGAACTTCATCAAGCGTCAGCTCAAGAATCTTGGGCTTATTGAGCTTTACAACCGCACCTTCTTTGCCTTGAAAACGCGAAACAAAGAAAAGGCAGAATGA